A DNA window from Streptomyces sp. CA-278952 contains the following coding sequences:
- a CDS encoding ATP/GTP-binding protein yields the protein MSPRRNRPRGGESHDERPGPAYGRYGGGGATESWQGEEWSVRPVSGASAQGKRYRCPGCDQEIPSGVPHLVSWPEFGGIEDRRHWHKACWNAKDRRTTRVQRSRNAPRY from the coding sequence GTGTCCCCGCGCCGTAACCGCCCCCGTGGCGGCGAGAGTCACGACGAACGCCCCGGCCCGGCGTACGGCAGGTACGGCGGGGGAGGGGCCACCGAGAGCTGGCAGGGCGAGGAGTGGTCGGTGCGCCCGGTCAGCGGCGCGAGCGCCCAGGGCAAGCGGTACCGCTGCCCCGGCTGCGACCAGGAGATCCCCTCCGGGGTCCCGCACCTCGTGAGCTGGCCCGAGTTCGGCGGCATCGAGGACCGCAGGCACTGGCACAAGGCGTGCTGGAACGCGAAGGACCGCCGCACCACCAGGGTGCAGCGGTCCCGGAACGCTCCGCGTTACTGA
- a CDS encoding LLM class flavin-dependent oxidoreductase, which produces MRIGTFVLAAQFPGQGPGEALHRAVRSTEAAEESGLDSVWLAEHHFVPYGVCPSATTLAALLLGRTRRIQVGTAVSVLPNHHPVALAEQAALLHLTSGGRFSLGVGRGGPWVDLEVFGGGLDAYENGFPEALDLVLDWLREPRVAGRGERFGFREVAVVPRPDELLEGPADAGPGGAGPEVVVACTSPKSVRLAARQALPMLLGMHCGDEEKAEMVALWRTAAREAGHPPEVVEGAAHVSAGVAQIEDGAGEATELLVKSMPGWLRQGLDAHVTVDGRRRVMRDPVAYTELLCGLHPVGPPRLAADRLAATAERTGITRFALLVEGSGDLAATEENVRRLGADVLPLLT; this is translated from the coding sequence ATGCGCATCGGAACGTTCGTTCTGGCAGCCCAGTTCCCCGGACAGGGGCCGGGTGAGGCTCTGCACCGGGCCGTCCGGTCCACCGAGGCCGCGGAGGAGAGCGGTCTCGACTCGGTCTGGCTGGCCGAGCACCACTTCGTGCCGTACGGGGTCTGCCCGTCCGCGACCACGCTGGCGGCGCTGCTGCTGGGCCGCACCCGCAGAATCCAGGTCGGCACGGCGGTCAGCGTGCTGCCCAACCACCACCCGGTCGCCCTCGCCGAGCAGGCCGCGCTGCTGCACCTGACCAGCGGCGGACGCTTCTCGCTCGGGGTGGGGCGGGGCGGGCCCTGGGTGGACCTGGAAGTGTTCGGCGGCGGTCTCGACGCGTACGAGAACGGCTTCCCCGAGGCGCTCGACCTGGTGCTCGACTGGCTGCGGGAGCCGCGCGTCGCGGGGCGCGGCGAGCGGTTCGGCTTCCGCGAGGTGGCGGTGGTGCCGCGCCCGGACGAGCTGCTGGAGGGCCCGGCGGACGCGGGGCCGGGTGGCGCGGGGCCCGAGGTCGTCGTGGCGTGCACCTCGCCGAAGAGCGTGCGGCTCGCGGCCCGGCAGGCGCTGCCGATGCTGCTGGGGATGCACTGCGGGGACGAGGAGAAGGCGGAGATGGTCGCCCTGTGGCGCACGGCCGCCCGGGAGGCCGGCCATCCGCCCGAGGTGGTGGAGGGGGCCGCACATGTGTCCGCCGGGGTGGCCCAGATCGAGGACGGCGCCGGGGAGGCCACGGAGCTGCTGGTGAAGTCGATGCCCGGCTGGCTGCGCCAGGGGCTCGACGCCCATGTCACGGTCGACGGCAGGCGCCGCGTGATGCGGGACCCGGTCGCGTACACGGAACTGCTCTGCGGGCTGCACCCGGTGGGCCCGCCGCGGCTGGCGGCCGACCGGCTGGCGGCCACCGCCGAGCGGACCGGGATCACGCGCTTCGCCCTCCTGGTCGAGGGGTCGGGCGATCTCGCGGCGACCGAGGAGAACGTCCGGCGGCTGGGCGCCGACGTACTGCCACTGCTCACCTGA